A single region of the Triplophysa dalaica isolate WHDGS20190420 chromosome 15, ASM1584641v1, whole genome shotgun sequence genome encodes:
- the LOC130436806 gene encoding zinc finger protein 513 yields the protein MPRRKQSNPQPVKLEAGDGVVVGDQENLVLESDFLLGQDLGFGDNDYRIVGFERDSDSVTADVGLPLYGFSDEDCSTYNHLGMESDFEDPRDTESEREEIGSYLSCRQCGQLLGDPLTGALDLAGLYCLQCGAEDGDADHQDRAQEEAHPTDDAQLATNRSRSNGNASKTYSCKLCSFTSRYSNHLKRHMKTHNGEKPYQCQHCTYASAQLVNLQRHVRTHTGEKPYKCEFCTFACNSLGNLKRHQRMHAQEKTLDCNQCDFHATNSHSLKKHMMSHKEEKATEEEAVVSDLTLHISSDPDFLQSYDTLQTDQHPPALLDTQESDPLPELLFPFTCRVCGLVLEDDEGAVTQICGKCTLEMLSKSSPTSPEKCDKLFSCTSCPFVTQYPNHLARHMKTHSGEKPYKCPQCDYASAHFDNLKRHHRVHTGEKPYKCRACDYACGNLANLKRHERIHSGAKPFQCSVCSYSCNQSMNLKRHMLRHTGEKPFKCQECGYTTGHWDNYKRHQKKHGHAAEGWIKTQLPEKEDEEEEGEM from the exons ATGCCCAGACGGAAACAGTCCAATCCACAGCCTGTCAAAT TGGAGGCGGGAGATGGAGTTGTGGTGGGCGATCAAGAGAATCTGGTGCTGGAGAGTGATTTTCTGCTTGGACAGGACCTGGGCTTCGGAGATAATGACTACAGGATCGTCGGTTTTGAGAGAGACTCTG ACTCCGTCACGGCAGATGTGGGCCTGCCGTTGTACGGCTTTAGCGATGAGGACTGTTCCACCTACAACCACCTGGGTATGGAGAGTGATTTCGAGGACCCCCGTGACACAGAAAGCGAGCGAGAGGAGATCGGCTCATACCTCTCTTGCAGACAGTGCGGCCAGCTCCTCGGCGACCCCCTGACCGGCGCGCTGGATCTCGCAGGCCTGTACTGCCTCCAGTGCGGAGCGGAGGATGGAGACGCAGACCATCAGGATAGAGCTCAAGAGGAGGCCCATCCCACTGATGACGCGCAGTTGGCGACGAATCGGAGCCGATCCAATGGAAACGCCAGCAAGACCTACTCCTGTAAACTGTGCAGCTTTACCTCACGCTACTCCAATCACCTGAAGCGGCACATGAAGACGCACAACGGCGAGAAGCCGTATCAATGTCAGCACTGCACGTACGCCTCCGCCCAGCTGGTGAACCTGCAGaggcacgtgcgcacccatacTGGCGAGAAACCCTACAAATGCGAGTTCTGCACATTCGCCTGCAACTCCCTGGGCAACCTGAAGAGGCACCAGCGCATGCACGCGCAAGAGAAAACACTGGACTGCAACCAGTGTGACTTTCATGCCACCAACAGCCACtctttaaagaaacacatgaTGAGCCACAAGGAGGAGAAAGCGACAGAAGAAG AAGCCGTTGTGTCTGATCTCACTCTGCACATCAGCAGCGACCCCGACTTCCTCCAGAGCTACGACACCCTGCAGACAGACCAGCACCCCCCCGCCCTGCTGGACACCCAAGAGTCCGACCCCCTGCCCGAGCTGCTCTTCCCCTTCACGTGCCGCGTGTGCGGCCTGGTCCTGGAGGACGATGAAGGAGCGGTGACGCAAATCTGCGGCAAATGCACGCTGGAAATGCTGTCCAAAAGCTCGCCCACCAGCCCAGAGAAATGCGACAAGCTGTTCTCCTGCACCTCGTGCCCTTTCGTGACTCAGTACCCCAACCACCTCGCCCGTCACATGAAAACGCACAGCGGCGAGAAGCCCTACAAGTGCCCGCAGTGTGACTACGCCTCCGCCCACTTCGACAACCTAAAGCGGCATCACCGGGTGCACACGGGCGAGAAGCCGTACAAATGCCGGGCGTGCGACTACGCCTGCGGCAATCTGGCCAATCTGAAGCGTCACGAGCGCATTCACTCGGGTGCCAAACCGTTCCAGTGTAGCGTGTGCAGTTACAGCTGCAACCAGAGCATGAACCTGAAGCGACACATGCTGCGGCACACTGGCGAGAAGCCCTTCAAGTGCCAAGAGTGCGGCTACACCACCGGCCACTGGGACAATTACAAACGGCACCAGAAGAAACACGGCCACGCTGCCGAAGGCTGGATCAAGACGCAGCTGCCGGAGAAAGAGGACGAGGAGGAGGAAGGAGAGATGTAG
- the fndc4b gene encoding fibronectin type III domain-containing protein 4 isoform X3, with product MQRFIREVNTTSHACVLWDLKEDTDYIIQVQSVGLYGESLASKKVHFRTLKKSEHLQSTMMNQDDPEVEGLDISRHLQTGEILIIMTVLIMWAAVIALFCKQYDIIKDNDSNNHSKEKSKPLSGHSTPEYHNGGLLGSKFQRTSSSVSIIKV from the exons ATGCAGCGTTTCATTCGTGAGGTGAACACCACCAGTCACGCTTGTGTTCTATGGGACCTTAAAGAAGACACAGATTATATTATCCAGGTCCAGTCTGTCGGGCTGTACGGAGAGAGTCTGGCCAGTAAAAAGGTTCACTTCAGAACGCTGAAAAAGTCTGAGCATTTACAATCCACCATGATGAATCAAG ATGACCCAGAGGTGGAGGGTTTAGACATCTCCAGACATCTTCAGACCGGAGAGATCTTAATTATCATGACTGTCCTGATAATGTGGGCAG CCGTGATCGCTCTCTTCTGCAAGCAGTACGATATCATCAAGGACAACGACTCCAACAATCACAGTAAAGAGAAAAGCAAACCGCTGTCCGGCCACAGCACTCCTGAATATCACAACGGAGGCCTGCTGGGTAGCAAG TTTCAGAGGACGTCATCTTCTGTCAGCATCATCAAGGTTTAA
- the fndc4b gene encoding fibronectin type III domain-containing protein 4 isoform X1, which translates to MNHLLTFVSRILSLIGCHVCFAGANRPAAPVNVSVTHLQADSTTVSWNIPEGEIVIGFAISQQRQDGLMQRFIREVNTTSHACVLWDLKEDTDYIIQVQSVGLYGESLASKKVHFRTLKKSEHLQSTMMNQDDPEVEGLDISRHLQTGEILIIMTVLIMWAAVIALFCKQYDIIKDNDSNNHSKEKSKPLSGHSTPEYHNGGLLGSKFQRTSSSVSIIKV; encoded by the exons ATGAATCATCTACTCACTTTTGTGAGCCGTATTCTGTCTCTGATCGGATGTCACGTCTGCTTTGCAGGAGCAA ACCGCCCAGCAGCACCTGTCAATGTTTCTGTTACACACCTGCAGGCGGATTCTACTACCGTGTCCTGGAATATTCCGGAGGGGGAGATCGTAATTGGCTTTGCCATCTCACAGCAG cgTCAGGACGGGTTAATGCAGCGTTTCATTCGTGAGGTGAACACCACCAGTCACGCTTGTGTTCTATGGGACCTTAAAGAAGACACAGATTATATTATCCAGGTCCAGTCTGTCGGGCTGTACGGAGAGAGTCTGGCCAGTAAAAAGGTTCACTTCAGAACGCTGAAAAAGTCTGAGCATTTACAATCCACCATGATGAATCAAG ATGACCCAGAGGTGGAGGGTTTAGACATCTCCAGACATCTTCAGACCGGAGAGATCTTAATTATCATGACTGTCCTGATAATGTGGGCAG CCGTGATCGCTCTCTTCTGCAAGCAGTACGATATCATCAAGGACAACGACTCCAACAATCACAGTAAAGAGAAAAGCAAACCGCTGTCCGGCCACAGCACTCCTGAATATCACAACGGAGGCCTGCTGGGTAGCAAG TTTCAGAGGACGTCATCTTCTGTCAGCATCATCAAGGTTTAA
- the fndc4b gene encoding fibronectin type III domain-containing protein 4 isoform X2, producing the protein MAIRKLHRSLLVTDFVLMDIDREEDRPAAPVNVSVTHLQADSTTVSWNIPEGEIVIGFAISQQRQDGLMQRFIREVNTTSHACVLWDLKEDTDYIIQVQSVGLYGESLASKKVHFRTLKKSEHLQSTMMNQDDPEVEGLDISRHLQTGEILIIMTVLIMWAAVIALFCKQYDIIKDNDSNNHSKEKSKPLSGHSTPEYHNGGLLGSKFQRTSSSVSIIKV; encoded by the exons ATGGCAATAAGGAAATTGCATCGGTCTCTTTTGGTCACCGACTTTGTTTTAATGGATATAGACCGAGAAGAAG ACCGCCCAGCAGCACCTGTCAATGTTTCTGTTACACACCTGCAGGCGGATTCTACTACCGTGTCCTGGAATATTCCGGAGGGGGAGATCGTAATTGGCTTTGCCATCTCACAGCAG cgTCAGGACGGGTTAATGCAGCGTTTCATTCGTGAGGTGAACACCACCAGTCACGCTTGTGTTCTATGGGACCTTAAAGAAGACACAGATTATATTATCCAGGTCCAGTCTGTCGGGCTGTACGGAGAGAGTCTGGCCAGTAAAAAGGTTCACTTCAGAACGCTGAAAAAGTCTGAGCATTTACAATCCACCATGATGAATCAAG ATGACCCAGAGGTGGAGGGTTTAGACATCTCCAGACATCTTCAGACCGGAGAGATCTTAATTATCATGACTGTCCTGATAATGTGGGCAG CCGTGATCGCTCTCTTCTGCAAGCAGTACGATATCATCAAGGACAACGACTCCAACAATCACAGTAAAGAGAAAAGCAAACCGCTGTCCGGCCACAGCACTCCTGAATATCACAACGGAGGCCTGCTGGGTAGCAAG TTTCAGAGGACGTCATCTTCTGTCAGCATCATCAAGGTTTAA